The proteins below are encoded in one region of Caballeronia sp. SL2Y3:
- the truA gene encoding tRNA pseudouridine(38-40) synthase TruA, whose translation MRIALGVQYDGAAFCGWQSQPHGNTVQNELERALAEFTQTPVQTVVAGRTDTGVHGLGQVVHFDTELDRTDFSWVRGTNAFLPGSVAVQWAKAMPDDFHARFAAFERTYFYVLYVNPVRSPMLAKRAGWVHTPLDVAAMRDSAACLIGEHDFSSFRAADCQSKTPVKHLYRIDVREQGDFIHFRFRANAFLHHMVRNLMGCFVAIGRGRHPASWMADVLEARDRRAAAPTFMPDGLYLAEVGYPERFAVPPPHIASMPWSAVWADQP comes from the coding sequence ATGCGCATAGCGTTAGGCGTTCAGTACGACGGGGCGGCGTTCTGCGGCTGGCAATCGCAGCCGCACGGCAATACGGTGCAGAATGAACTGGAGCGCGCGCTCGCGGAATTCACGCAGACGCCGGTTCAGACGGTCGTCGCCGGACGCACGGACACGGGCGTTCACGGCCTCGGCCAAGTGGTGCACTTCGACACCGAACTGGACCGTACCGACTTTTCGTGGGTGCGCGGGACGAACGCGTTTCTGCCGGGTTCGGTCGCGGTGCAGTGGGCGAAGGCGATGCCCGACGACTTCCACGCCCGTTTCGCCGCCTTCGAGCGCACGTATTTTTACGTTTTGTACGTCAATCCGGTGCGTTCACCCATGTTGGCGAAACGCGCGGGCTGGGTGCACACGCCGCTCGACGTCGCCGCCATGCGCGATTCCGCCGCGTGCCTCATCGGCGAGCACGATTTCTCGTCGTTTCGCGCGGCCGATTGCCAGTCGAAGACGCCGGTCAAGCATCTTTATCGCATCGACGTGCGCGAACAGGGCGATTTCATCCACTTTCGGTTTCGGGCGAATGCGTTCCTGCATCACATGGTGCGCAATTTGATGGGCTGCTTTGTCGCGATCGGGCGCGGACGACATCCCGCGTCGTGGATGGCCGACGTGCTCGAAGCACGCGACCGTCGCGCCGCCGCGCCCACCTTCATGCCCGACGGGCTTTACCTCGCGGAAGTCGGATACCCCGAGCGTTTCGCGGTTCCGCCGCCGCATATCGCAAGCATGCCGTGGAGCGCCGTTTGGGCCGACCAGCCATGA
- the asd gene encoding aspartate-semialdehyde dehydrogenase: MNVGLVGWRGMVGSVLMQRMQQEGDFDLIEPVFFSTSNAGGNAPSFAKNETKLKDATSIDDLKKCDAIITCQGGDYTNDVYPKLRAAGWKGYWIDAASALRMNDDAVIILDPVNLDVIKDSLVKGGRDFIGGNCTVSLMLMALGGLFRENLVDWMTAMTYQAASGAGAQNMRELLSQMGALNASVAGDLANPSSAILDIDRKVLATMNSDAMPTDHFGVPLAGSLIPWIDKDLGNGMSKEEWKGGAETNKILGKPAMGQPGSIPVDGLCVRIGAMRCHSQALTIKLNKDVPLDEINGILASANDWVKVVPNEREASMRDLSPAVVTGTLTVPVGRLRKLAMGGEYLSAFTVGDQLLWGAAEPLRRMLRILLDK; this comes from the coding sequence ATGAACGTAGGTCTCGTGGGTTGGCGCGGCATGGTCGGCAGCGTGCTGATGCAGCGCATGCAGCAGGAAGGCGATTTCGACCTGATCGAACCGGTGTTTTTCAGCACCAGCAATGCGGGCGGCAACGCGCCGTCGTTCGCCAAAAACGAGACGAAGCTCAAAGACGCGACGAGCATCGACGACCTGAAGAAGTGCGACGCCATCATCACCTGCCAGGGCGGCGACTACACGAACGACGTGTATCCGAAGCTGCGCGCGGCGGGCTGGAAGGGCTACTGGATCGACGCGGCCTCGGCGCTGCGCATGAACGACGACGCGGTCATCATTCTCGATCCGGTGAACCTCGACGTCATCAAGGATTCGCTCGTTAAGGGCGGGCGCGATTTCATCGGCGGCAACTGCACCGTCAGCCTGATGCTGATGGCGCTGGGCGGCCTCTTCCGCGAAAACCTCGTCGACTGGATGACGGCCATGACGTATCAGGCCGCATCGGGCGCGGGCGCGCAGAACATGCGCGAACTGCTGTCGCAAATGGGCGCGCTGAACGCGTCGGTGGCGGGCGATCTCGCGAATCCGTCGTCGGCCATTCTGGATATCGACCGCAAGGTGCTCGCCACGATGAACAGCGACGCCATGCCGACCGACCATTTCGGCGTGCCGCTCGCCGGCTCGCTGATTCCGTGGATCGACAAGGATCTCGGCAACGGCATGTCGAAGGAAGAGTGGAAGGGCGGCGCGGAAACCAACAAGATTCTCGGCAAGCCGGCAATGGGCCAGCCGGGTTCCATTCCGGTCGATGGCCTCTGCGTGCGCATCGGCGCGATGCGCTGCCACTCGCAGGCGCTGACCATCAAGCTGAACAAGGACGTGCCGCTCGACGAAATCAACGGCATTCTGGCTTCGGCGAACGACTGGGTGAAGGTCGTGCCGAACGAGCGCGAAGCGTCGATGCGCGATCTGTCGCCGGCAGTCGTCACCGGCACGCTGACGGTGCCGGTCGGCCGTCTGCGCAAGCTCGCGATGGGCGGCGAATACCTGTCGGCGTTCACCGTCGGCGACCAGTTGCTGTGGGGCGCCGCGGAGCCGTTGCGCCGCATGCTTCGCATTCTGTTGGACAAGTAA
- the gltA gene encoding citrate synthase: MTPSDVKATLSFSDNSPSVEMPIYKGTMGPDVIDIRKLYGQTGKFTYDPGFMSTAACNSAITYIDGDKGELLYRGYPIEQLAVNADFLETCYLLLKGELPNAAQNKEFVDTVTRHTMVHEQMHFFFRGFRRDAHPMAVLTAAVGALSAFYHDSLNINDPRHREVSAIRMIAKLPTLVAMAYKFSIGQPFVYPRNELSYSANFMHMMFSNPCEEYKVNDVLVRALDRILILHADHEQNASTSTVRLAGSSGANPFACIAAGIACLWGPAHGGANEAALNMLEEIGSVENIPEFIKQVKDKNSGVKLMGFGHRVYKNYDPRAKLMRETCHEVLNELGLHDDPLFKLAMELEKIALEDEYFVSRKLYPNVDFYSGIVQRALGIPTSMFTCIFAMARTVGWIAQWNEMIADPEQKIGRPRQLFVGHTPREAKPLDQR; this comes from the coding sequence ATGACCCCGTCAGATGTTAAAGCCACGCTATCGTTCAGCGACAACTCGCCGAGCGTCGAAATGCCGATCTACAAGGGCACGATGGGCCCGGACGTGATCGACATCCGCAAGTTGTACGGGCAGACCGGCAAGTTCACGTATGACCCGGGCTTCATGTCGACGGCGGCGTGTAATTCCGCGATCACGTATATCGACGGCGACAAGGGCGAGCTGCTGTATCGCGGCTACCCGATCGAGCAACTGGCCGTGAACGCCGACTTCCTCGAAACCTGCTATCTGCTGCTGAAGGGCGAACTGCCGAACGCGGCGCAGAACAAGGAATTCGTCGATACGGTGACGCGTCACACGATGGTGCATGAGCAGATGCACTTCTTCTTCCGCGGCTTCCGTCGCGACGCGCACCCGATGGCCGTGCTGACCGCGGCAGTCGGCGCGCTGTCGGCGTTCTATCACGATTCGCTCAACATCAACGACCCGCGTCACCGCGAAGTCTCCGCGATCCGCATGATCGCGAAGCTGCCGACGCTCGTCGCGATGGCGTACAAGTTCAGCATCGGCCAGCCGTTCGTGTATCCGCGCAACGAGCTGTCGTACAGCGCGAACTTCATGCACATGATGTTCTCGAACCCGTGCGAAGAGTACAAGGTCAACGACGTGCTGGTGCGCGCGCTCGACCGCATCCTGATTCTGCACGCGGATCACGAGCAGAACGCGTCGACGTCCACCGTGCGTCTCGCGGGTTCGTCGGGCGCGAATCCGTTCGCATGTATCGCGGCCGGTATCGCGTGTCTGTGGGGCCCGGCGCACGGCGGCGCGAACGAAGCCGCGCTCAATATGCTGGAAGAGATCGGCTCGGTCGAGAACATTCCCGAATTCATCAAGCAGGTGAAGGACAAGAATTCGGGCGTGAAGCTGATGGGCTTTGGCCACCGCGTCTACAAGAACTACGATCCGCGCGCCAAGCTGATGCGCGAAACCTGCCACGAAGTGCTGAACGAGCTCGGCCTGCACGACGACCCGCTCTTCAAGCTCGCGATGGAACTGGAAAAGATCGCGCTGGAAGACGAATACTTCGTGTCGCGCAAGCTGTACCCGAACGTCGATTTCTACTCGGGTATCGTGCAGCGCGCGCTCGGCATTCCGACGTCGATGTTCACCTGCATCTTCGCAATGGCGCGTACCGTCGGCTGGATCGCGCAGTGGAACGAGATGATTGCGGATCCCGAGCAGAAGATCGGCCGTCCGCGTCAGTTGTTCGTCGGGCATACGCCGCGTGAAGCGAAGCCGCTCGATCAGCGGTAA
- a CDS encoding succinate dehydrogenase iron-sulfur subunit, with the protein MAKRIFEVYRYDPDKDAAPRMQSYELDLTHERMLLDALVKLKELDETLSFRRSCREGVCGSDAMNINGKNGLACLTNLNDLPQRIVLRPLPGLPVVRDLICDFTQFFNQYHSIKPYLINDTPPPEKERLQSPVERDELDGLYECILCASCSTSCPSFWWNPDKFVGPAGLLQAYRFIADSRDQATGERLDNLEDPYRLFRCHTIMNCVDVCPKGLNPTKAIGKIREMLVRRAV; encoded by the coding sequence ATGGCAAAGAGAATTTTTGAGGTCTACCGGTACGATCCGGACAAGGACGCCGCGCCGCGCATGCAGAGCTACGAGCTAGATCTGACGCATGAACGCATGCTGCTCGACGCGCTGGTGAAGCTGAAGGAGCTCGATGAAACGCTGTCGTTCCGTCGCTCGTGCCGCGAAGGCGTGTGCGGCTCGGACGCGATGAACATCAACGGCAAGAACGGTCTCGCGTGTCTCACGAACCTGAACGATCTGCCGCAGCGCATCGTGCTGCGTCCGCTGCCGGGGCTGCCGGTGGTGCGCGATCTGATCTGCGATTTCACGCAGTTCTTCAATCAGTATCACTCGATCAAGCCGTACCTGATCAACGACACGCCGCCGCCGGAGAAGGAGCGTTTGCAGTCGCCGGTGGAGCGCGACGAACTCGATGGGCTGTATGAGTGCATTCTGTGCGCGAGTTGCTCGACGTCGTGCCCGAGCTTCTGGTGGAACCCGGACAAGTTCGTGGGTCCGGCGGGCTTGCTGCAGGCGTATCGCTTCATCGCCGATAGCCGCGATCAGGCCACCGGCGAGCGGCTCGATAATCTGGAAGACCCGTATCGCCTGTTCCGCTGCCACACGATCATGAACTGCGTCGACGTGTGCCCGAAGGGACTCAACCCGACGAAGGCCATCGGCAAGATCAGGGAAATGCTGGTGCGGCGGGCGGTTTGA
- a CDS encoding succinate dehydrogenase assembly factor 2 yields MVDKQDDSHQSDPLRRARLRWRARRGLLENDLIFERFFSRYEHDLSDADVAALTRLLELSDNELMDLLLARTEPEGDLATPDVMRLLQWLRSV; encoded by the coding sequence ATGGTCGACAAGCAAGACGACTCGCATCAGTCCGACCCTCTTCGCCGTGCGCGTCTTCGCTGGCGCGCGCGGCGCGGCTTGCTGGAAAACGATCTGATCTTCGAGCGTTTTTTCAGCCGATATGAGCATGACCTCAGCGACGCCGACGTGGCCGCATTGACCCGCCTGCTGGAGCTGAGCGACAACGAATTGATGGACCTGCTGCTCGCGCGCACCGAACCGGAAGGCGATCTCGCCACGCCGGACGTGATGCGCCTGCTGCAGTGGCTGCGTTCGGTGTGA
- a CDS encoding type II toxin-antitoxin system VapB family antitoxin produces the protein MRTTIAIDRNLLARVQAYTGLTDESAIVHEALKALVQREAARRLASLGGSQPDVEGARRGPPEGHEDLDAR, from the coding sequence ATGCGAACGACTATCGCGATTGATCGTAACCTACTGGCTAGAGTTCAGGCTTACACCGGTCTGACCGACGAATCCGCAATTGTTCACGAGGCACTGAAGGCGCTCGTGCAACGCGAAGCAGCGCGGCGGCTTGCGAGCCTCGGCGGCAGTCAGCCGGACGTTGAAGGCGCTCGCCGTGGTCCGCCGGAAGGACATGAAGATCTGGACGCGCGATAA
- a CDS encoding FimV/HubP family polar landmark protein, whose amino-acid sequence MIRRPRRSFIPSSRAAFAAASAVLCAALWTNSGAAFAQASSATADAAAPGNAPAQRYAVKPGQSLSDIAGELTGSKERAVKEKMARALFDANPNAFAGHDINRLKLGAVLNVPGADVAAASDNATAPASAPQALQPSTPSANAASAAQASSPAVETAPVQPAASAAEPAASEPATPATASAASQAAPEAAPAVAPVASAPAADSAPQAHGGIDPKVIALVLAVIAVLLFLLLRRNKRRARAEAEARQQPPAPVPAATPPRPESAADLEGNAVERDQSELNAVAASLASYEAAQSFATPSADDAPESARTPEARTEPAESLIPTPPAAAHAAFVPPLSHAGTADAQTHEAHEAHAREIAAREAAAHEAEKWEAEEREAAARQAAAREAEEREIRAREAAAREALERELAGRDQASREAAEQEAQAHQAREAAAREIIAREAELREAQAVAAQQHAAEQRAAQQRAVEEQAARDVEQHPAGVEDDEPVSADRFPMPKFPTEAVQALDSLDMSLPPRMELTLAPPSDDHAPRHDAPAHASVGQEPFVPQPIAETDAAHEAQAFALPSVADEVQSSAAARIEAGTAGAPSVAGLGATQFGPLSLDFNLDLPSSHTEPLPALTAAQLATIARNKLELAVEYIELGDLSGARTLLQEVIASNDQATRQQAAGLLSTLAPHS is encoded by the coding sequence ATGATTCGACGACCCCGCCGGTCCTTCATCCCGTCATCGCGTGCGGCGTTTGCCGCGGCCAGCGCCGTTCTGTGCGCGGCGCTCTGGACGAATTCCGGCGCGGCGTTCGCGCAGGCGAGCAGCGCGACAGCCGATGCGGCCGCACCCGGCAATGCGCCCGCGCAGCGGTACGCCGTGAAGCCGGGGCAGTCCCTGAGCGATATTGCGGGCGAACTGACCGGTTCGAAAGAGCGGGCCGTGAAGGAGAAGATGGCGCGCGCGCTGTTCGACGCGAATCCGAACGCGTTCGCGGGTCACGACATCAATCGGCTGAAGCTCGGCGCGGTGTTGAACGTTCCGGGCGCGGATGTGGCCGCGGCCTCTGACAACGCAACGGCGCCGGCGTCGGCGCCGCAGGCACTTCAGCCGAGCACGCCGTCGGCAAATGCGGCCAGCGCAGCGCAGGCGTCGTCGCCGGCCGTCGAAACCGCGCCGGTTCAGCCGGCGGCGTCCGCCGCCGAACCGGCCGCGAGCGAGCCGGCCACGCCGGCCACGGCTTCGGCGGCATCGCAAGCCGCGCCCGAGGCCGCGCCTGCCGTCGCGCCCGTCGCGAGCGCGCCCGCAGCCGATAGCGCGCCGCAAGCCCACGGCGGCATCGATCCGAAGGTGATCGCGCTCGTTCTCGCGGTCATCGCCGTGCTGCTGTTTCTGCTGCTCCGCCGCAACAAGCGCCGCGCTCGGGCCGAAGCCGAAGCCCGCCAGCAGCCGCCCGCGCCGGTTCCCGCCGCAACGCCGCCGCGTCCTGAATCGGCAGCCGATCTGGAAGGCAACGCCGTCGAGCGCGATCAATCCGAGCTGAACGCCGTCGCCGCGAGCCTCGCAAGCTACGAAGCGGCGCAGTCTTTCGCGACGCCGTCGGCGGATGACGCGCCCGAGTCCGCCAGAACGCCTGAAGCGCGCACGGAGCCCGCCGAGTCGTTGATTCCGACGCCGCCGGCTGCGGCGCATGCGGCCTTCGTTCCGCCGCTTTCGCACGCAGGAACGGCCGACGCGCAAACGCACGAGGCTCACGAGGCCCACGCGCGCGAAATCGCCGCCCGCGAAGCCGCAGCGCACGAAGCCGAAAAGTGGGAAGCCGAAGAACGGGAAGCCGCCGCGCGGCAGGCCGCCGCCCGGGAAGCGGAGGAGCGCGAAATCCGCGCGCGTGAAGCCGCAGCGCGCGAAGCACTCGAGCGCGAGCTTGCCGGCCGCGACCAGGCGTCGCGCGAAGCCGCCGAACAGGAAGCGCAGGCGCATCAGGCTCGCGAGGCGGCGGCGCGCGAAATCATCGCTCGCGAAGCCGAGTTGCGCGAAGCGCAGGCGGTTGCCGCCCAGCAGCACGCAGCGGAGCAGCGCGCAGCGCAACAACGCGCCGTCGAGGAGCAAGCCGCGCGCGACGTCGAGCAGCATCCTGCGGGGGTCGAGGACGACGAACCGGTGTCCGCCGACCGCTTCCCGATGCCCAAGTTTCCGACCGAAGCTGTCCAGGCGCTGGATTCGCTCGACATGAGCCTGCCGCCTCGCATGGAACTGACGCTGGCTCCGCCTTCCGACGACCACGCTCCGCGCCATGACGCTCCAGCGCACGCGTCGGTCGGTCAGGAGCCGTTCGTTCCGCAGCCGATTGCCGAGACCGACGCGGCCCACGAGGCGCAGGCGTTCGCGCTGCCGTCGGTTGCCGACGAGGTTCAGTCGTCTGCCGCCGCGCGTATCGAAGCGGGAACGGCCGGCGCGCCGTCGGTCGCCGGGCTGGGGGCGACGCAGTTCGGCCCCTTGAGTCTCGACTTCAATCTCGACTTGCCTTCCAGCCACACGGAGCCGCTGCCCGCGCTGACCGCCGCGCAACTGGCGACCATCGCGCGCAATAAGCTCGAATTGGCAGTGGAATACATCGAATTGGGCGATCTTTCCGGCGCTCGCACGTTGTTGCAGGAAGTGATCGCATCGAACGATCAGGCGACGCGCCAGCAAGCGGCCGGCTTGCTCTCGACGCTCGCGCCGCACTCCTGA
- the leuC gene encoding 3-isopropylmalate dehydratase large subunit, with protein sequence MSQTLYDKLWNSHVIHTEEDGTSILYIDRHLLHEVTSPQAFEGLKLHQRPVWRISANLAVSDHNVPTTDRSQGIADPVSKLQVDTLDANCDEFGITQFKMNDLRQGIVHIIGPEQGATLPGMTIVCGDSHTSTHGAFGALAHGIGTSEVEHVLATQTLLQKKSKNMLVKVEGPLPRGCTGKDIALAVIGKIGTAGGTGYAIEFGGSTIRALSMEGRMTVCNMAIEAGARAGMVAVDDTTINYLKDRPYSPQGVEWNQAVEYWRTLKSDPDAHFDRVVEINAAEIVPQVTWGTSPEMVTSIDGRVPDPEREKDPVKRDAMERALHYMALQPNTPIESIKPDKIFIGSCTNARIEDLRAAAYVVKSLGKRVASNIRTAMVVPGSGLVKAQAEREGLDKIFTNAGFEWREPGCSMCLAMNADRLEPGERCASTSNRNFEGRQGAGGRTHLVSPAMAAAAAIEGHFVDVRKLA encoded by the coding sequence ATGTCCCAGACTCTCTACGACAAGTTGTGGAACTCGCACGTCATCCACACGGAAGAGGACGGCACCTCGATCCTCTATATCGACCGTCATCTGCTGCATGAAGTGACGAGCCCGCAAGCCTTCGAAGGGCTGAAGCTGCATCAGCGTCCCGTCTGGCGCATCAGCGCGAATCTGGCCGTGTCCGATCACAACGTGCCGACCACCGACCGCTCGCAAGGCATCGCCGATCCGGTGTCGAAGCTGCAAGTCGACACGCTCGACGCCAATTGCGACGAGTTCGGCATCACGCAGTTCAAGATGAACGACCTGCGTCAGGGCATCGTGCATATCATCGGGCCGGAGCAGGGCGCGACGCTGCCGGGCATGACCATCGTCTGCGGCGACTCGCACACGTCCACGCACGGCGCATTCGGCGCGCTCGCGCACGGCATCGGCACATCGGAAGTGGAGCACGTGCTCGCCACGCAAACGCTCCTGCAAAAGAAGAGCAAGAACATGCTCGTCAAGGTGGAAGGTCCGCTGCCGCGCGGCTGCACGGGCAAGGACATCGCGCTCGCGGTCATCGGCAAGATCGGCACGGCGGGCGGCACGGGCTACGCCATCGAGTTCGGCGGCTCCACCATTCGCGCGCTCAGCATGGAAGGCCGCATGACGGTCTGCAACATGGCGATCGAAGCGGGCGCGCGCGCGGGCATGGTCGCTGTCGACGATACGACCATCAACTATCTGAAGGATCGTCCGTATTCGCCGCAGGGCGTCGAGTGGAATCAGGCAGTCGAGTACTGGCGCACGCTGAAGTCGGACCCGGACGCGCATTTCGATCGCGTCGTGGAAATCAATGCCGCCGAGATCGTGCCGCAAGTCACGTGGGGCACGTCGCCGGAAATGGTGACGTCCATCGACGGTCGCGTGCCCGATCCCGAGCGCGAAAAAGACCCGGTCAAGCGCGATGCCATGGAGCGCGCGCTGCACTACATGGCGCTGCAGCCGAATACGCCGATCGAATCGATCAAGCCGGACAAGATTTTCATCGGCTCGTGCACGAACGCGCGCATCGAAGACCTGCGCGCCGCCGCGTACGTGGTGAAGTCGCTCGGCAAGCGCGTGGCGTCGAACATCCGCACGGCGATGGTCGTGCCGGGCTCCGGTCTCGTGAAGGCCCAGGCCGAGCGCGAAGGGCTCGACAAGATCTTCACCAACGCCGGTTTCGAGTGGCGCGAGCCGGGCTGCTCCATGTGCCTCGCGATGAACGCGGACCGTCTGGAGCCGGGCGAACGCTGCGCATCGACGTCGAACCGCAACTTCGAAGGGCGTCAGGGCGCGGGCGGCCGCACGCACCTCGTCAGCCCGGCGATGGCCGCCGCGGCGGCAATCGAAGGCCACTTCGTCGACGTGCGCAAGCTCGCGTAA
- the leuB gene encoding 3-isopropylmalate dehydrogenase, with product MKIAVLPGDGIGPEITAEAVKVLNALGEKFELEEAPVGGAGYEAKGHPLPDETLALAKEADAILFGAVGDWKYDSLERALRPEQAILGLRKHLQLFANFRPAICYPQLTAASSLKAEIVSGLDILIVRELNGDIYFGQPRGVRQAPDGPFEGAREGFDTMRYSEPEVRRIAHVAFQAAQKRQKKLTSVDKANVLETSQLWRDTMIDVAKEYADVELSHMYVDNAAMQLVKAPKAFDVVVTGNMFGDILSDEAAMLTGSIGMLPSASLDKNNKGLYEPSHGSAPDIAGKGVANPLATILSAAMMLRYSLGKTEQADRIENAVKKVLEQGYRTGDIATQDGRTVGTKEMGDAVLAAL from the coding sequence ATGAAGATTGCAGTGCTCCCCGGCGACGGGATCGGTCCGGAAATCACGGCCGAAGCGGTCAAGGTGCTGAACGCGCTCGGCGAAAAGTTCGAGCTGGAGGAAGCGCCCGTCGGCGGCGCGGGTTACGAGGCGAAGGGGCATCCGCTGCCCGACGAGACGCTCGCGCTCGCGAAAGAGGCCGACGCGATTCTCTTCGGCGCGGTCGGCGACTGGAAGTACGACTCGCTCGAGCGCGCGCTGCGCCCGGAGCAAGCGATTCTCGGCCTGCGCAAGCATTTGCAGCTCTTCGCGAACTTCCGTCCGGCAATCTGCTATCCGCAACTGACGGCCGCTTCGTCGCTGAAGGCGGAAATCGTGTCGGGGCTCGACATCCTGATCGTGCGCGAACTGAATGGCGACATCTACTTCGGCCAGCCGCGCGGCGTGCGGCAAGCGCCGGACGGCCCGTTCGAAGGCGCGCGCGAAGGTTTCGACACCATGCGCTATTCGGAGCCGGAAGTGCGCCGTATCGCGCACGTCGCGTTTCAGGCCGCGCAAAAGCGCCAGAAGAAACTGACGAGCGTCGACAAGGCCAACGTGCTGGAAACGTCGCAACTGTGGCGCGACACGATGATCGACGTCGCCAAGGAATACGCGGACGTCGAGCTGTCGCACATGTATGTCGACAACGCGGCGATGCAGCTCGTCAAGGCGCCGAAGGCATTCGACGTCGTCGTGACCGGCAACATGTTCGGCGACATTCTGTCCGACGAAGCCGCGATGCTGACCGGCTCCATCGGCATGTTGCCGTCGGCGTCGCTCGACAAGAACAACAAGGGCCTGTACGAGCCGTCGCACGGTTCCGCGCCGGATATCGCGGGCAAGGGCGTGGCCAATCCGCTCGCGACCATTCTTTCGGCCGCGATGATGCTGCGTTATTCGCTCGGCAAGACGGAGCAGGCGGATCGCATCGAGAACGCGGTGAAAAAGGTGCTCGAGCAGGGCTACCGCACGGGCGATATCGCGACGCAGGACGGCCGGACCGTCGGCACGAAAGAGATGGGCGACGCCGTACTCGCGGCGCTGTAG
- the leuD gene encoding 3-isopropylmalate dehydratase small subunit translates to MEKFTVHSGLVAPLDRENVDTDAIIPKQFLKSIKRTGFGPNAFDEWRYLDVGQPGQDNSKRPLNPDFVLNQPRYQGASILLTRKNFGCGSSREHAPWALEQYGFRAIIAPSFADIFYNNCFKNGLLPVVLSEQQVDKLFNETYAFVGFKLTIDLEAQVVRTGDGTEYAFDVPGFRKYCLLNGFDDIGLTLRHADKIKQFEAERLAKQPWLNNRLVG, encoded by the coding sequence ATGGAAAAATTCACCGTGCATAGCGGCCTCGTGGCGCCGCTGGACCGCGAGAACGTCGACACCGACGCGATCATCCCGAAGCAGTTTCTGAAGTCGATCAAGCGCACCGGTTTCGGCCCGAACGCGTTCGACGAATGGCGCTATCTGGACGTCGGCCAGCCTGGGCAGGACAACAGCAAGCGTCCGCTGAATCCGGACTTCGTGCTGAACCAGCCGCGCTATCAGGGCGCGTCGATTCTGCTCACGCGCAAGAACTTCGGCTGCGGCAGTTCGCGCGAGCATGCGCCGTGGGCGCTGGAACAGTACGGCTTTCGCGCGATCATCGCGCCGAGTTTCGCGGACATTTTCTATAACAACTGCTTCAAGAACGGCTTGCTGCCGGTCGTGCTGTCGGAGCAACAGGTCGACAAGCTCTTCAACGAGACGTACGCGTTCGTCGGCTTCAAGCTGACCATCGATCTCGAAGCGCAAGTCGTGCGCACCGGCGACGGCACCGAGTACGCGTTCGACGTGCCCGGTTTTCGCAAGTATTGCCTGCTGAACGGTTTCGACGACATCGGTCTCACGCTGCGCCACGCGGACAAGATAAAGCAGTTCGAAGCCGAGCGGCTCGCGAAGCAGCCGTGGCTCAACAATCGGCTCGTCGGATAA
- a CDS encoding phosphoribosylanthranilate isomerase translates to MTDQDLHRTRIKLCGLSTVEHVEHAVALGADAVGFVFYPPSPRSLTVSEAAELCRYVPPLVAAVGLFVNATPEWVREVTSNVPLSLLQFHGDETPEQCAELAAIAGLPWWRAVRVRPDAAASDLVESSLNYAAAGGILLDALVEGFGGGGKVFDWSLIPTDLGHRAVLSGGLNAQNVSDAIRRVRPFAVDVSSGIEVPGAKGVKDSARMTAFVRAVREADAG, encoded by the coding sequence ATGACAGATCAAGATTTGCACCGGACCAGAATCAAGCTCTGCGGGCTCTCGACCGTGGAGCACGTCGAGCACGCCGTCGCGCTGGGCGCGGATGCCGTGGGTTTCGTCTTTTATCCGCCGAGTCCGCGCTCGCTGACCGTGTCCGAAGCGGCGGAACTGTGCCGCTACGTGCCGCCGCTCGTGGCGGCGGTCGGTCTGTTCGTCAATGCGACGCCCGAATGGGTTCGCGAGGTGACGTCGAACGTGCCGCTCTCGCTGCTGCAATTCCACGGCGACGAAACACCGGAACAATGCGCCGAACTGGCCGCGATTGCGGGTTTGCCCTGGTGGCGCGCGGTGCGTGTAAGGCCTGATGCGGCCGCAAGCGATTTGGTAGAATCGTCGCTTAACTATGCGGCGGCGGGCGGTATTTTGCTCGACGCACTCGTCGAAGGCTTCGGCGGCGGTGGAAAGGTATTCGATTGGTCACTTATTCCAACAGATCTCGGGCATCGGGCCGTTTTGAGTGGTGGGTTGAACGCGCAAAACGTCAGTGACGCCATCCGGCGCGTGCGCCCGTTCGCGGTCGATGTCTCCAGTGGCATCGAAGTGCCGGGCGCAAAGGGCGTGAAAGATTCCGCCCGAATGACCGCGTTCGTGCGCGCAGTGCGCGAAGCGGACGCCGGCTGA